The following proteins are co-located in the Streptosporangium brasiliense genome:
- a CDS encoding VC0807 family protein, translated as MSHPPVVLPRLTVLARQAVPKVLEGVIAPLAVFYAALAVLGEHGALITAVSWVYAGVGWRLVRRVPVPGTMVLAAIAITVRALLALWSGSMKLFLLQPELGTICISIVFLASVRLNRPLVQKLTLDYIHLPTAVLKHERVRRFFARITLLWAFVLLVNSAVSIWLLVHQSVGTYLLVRTSVVALISGLAVAVSVYAFRRVLRRLHHDPAPA; from the coding sequence ATGAGCCATCCACCCGTCGTCCTCCCCCGTCTCACCGTCCTGGCCCGGCAGGCGGTGCCGAAGGTCCTGGAAGGCGTCATCGCCCCCCTCGCCGTCTTCTACGCCGCGCTGGCCGTCCTCGGCGAGCACGGCGCGCTGATCACAGCGGTGAGCTGGGTATACGCCGGAGTGGGATGGCGGCTGGTCCGGCGGGTCCCGGTGCCGGGGACGATGGTCCTGGCCGCCATCGCGATCACCGTGCGGGCGCTGCTGGCCCTGTGGAGCGGGAGCATGAAGCTCTTCCTCCTCCAGCCGGAGCTGGGCACGATCTGCATCAGCATCGTCTTCCTGGCCTCGGTGCGGCTGAACCGCCCGCTGGTGCAGAAGCTGACCCTCGACTACATCCATCTGCCCACGGCGGTGCTGAAGCACGAACGGGTCCGCCGGTTCTTCGCCCGGATCACCCTGCTGTGGGCCTTCGTGCTGCTGGTCAACTCCGCGGTGAGCATCTGGCTGCTGGTCCACCAGTCGGTCGGCACCTACCTGCTGGTCCGCACCTCGGTCGTCGCCCTGATCAGCGGCCTGGCGGTGGCCGTGTCCGTCTACGCCTTCCGCCGCGTCCTGCGCCGCCTGCACCACGACCCGGCCCCCGCCTAG
- a CDS encoding sensor histidine kinase — MRWIRRSSRREVRRDLLLWALLCLPVAVAPVVPPWWEPATGWASPGWAAAEVAVLGAAVLVSRGAPPVAMLLALAPGSWNVSEGLATVHLWHLDDPVKMWPLNALTPATMVLAYLAGRRAADPRPATLAFAAILGVGALLSTASSCGPRPDAVTTQFWIPTLSGVLLSGLLPWGVGRLAQRRARERSLIVDQAQLRERNRIAQDMHDSLGHDLALIALRAAALEMAPDLSERHRRAVGELREAAAETTERLRRVIGVLRAGDQAPLTPSQESVAEIVDRARESGVRVELRGAESLRDHTACRVVQESLTNATKHAPGSAVTVEVLRSAAEITVTVTNQAAQAAPARLRGGGLGLIGLRERVRLAGGTFESGPKGGGFQVVARFPHEDGAT, encoded by the coding sequence ATGAGATGGATCCGGCGGTCAAGCCGGCGGGAGGTCCGGCGCGACCTGCTGCTGTGGGCTCTGCTGTGCCTGCCGGTGGCCGTGGCCCCGGTCGTCCCTCCCTGGTGGGAGCCGGCCACCGGCTGGGCGTCGCCGGGCTGGGCCGCCGCCGAGGTGGCCGTGCTGGGGGCCGCCGTGCTCGTGAGCCGCGGGGCTCCGCCGGTGGCCATGCTGCTCGCCCTGGCACCGGGCTCGTGGAACGTCAGCGAGGGCCTGGCCACCGTCCATCTCTGGCACCTCGACGACCCGGTCAAGATGTGGCCGCTGAACGCGCTGACCCCCGCGACCATGGTGCTCGCCTATCTGGCCGGCCGCCGGGCGGCCGATCCGCGCCCCGCGACGCTGGCGTTCGCCGCGATCCTGGGCGTGGGCGCGCTCCTGAGCACGGCCTCCTCCTGCGGTCCGCGGCCCGACGCCGTGACCACGCAGTTCTGGATCCCCACCCTGTCGGGTGTCCTGCTGTCCGGCCTGCTGCCGTGGGGGGTCGGCCGGCTGGCGCAGCGCCGCGCCCGCGAGCGGAGCCTGATCGTCGACCAGGCGCAGCTCCGCGAGCGCAACCGCATCGCCCAGGACATGCACGACTCCCTCGGCCACGACCTCGCGCTCATCGCCCTGCGCGCCGCGGCCCTGGAGATGGCCCCCGACCTGTCCGAACGGCACCGCAGAGCCGTCGGGGAGCTCCGCGAGGCCGCCGCCGAGACCACCGAGCGCCTGCGCCGGGTCATCGGCGTGCTCCGCGCGGGCGACCAGGCGCCGCTGACCCCGTCGCAGGAGAGCGTCGCCGAGATCGTCGACCGGGCGCGGGAGTCGGGCGTGCGGGTGGAGCTGCGCGGCGCGGAGTCGCTGCGCGACCACACGGCCTGCCGGGTCGTGCAGGAGTCGCTGACCAACGCCACCAAGCACGCCCCCGGCTCCGCGGTGACGGTCGAGGTCCTCAGGTCCGCCGCCGAGATCACGGTGACCGTGACCAACCAGGCGGCCCAGGCGGCGCCGGCCCGTCTCCGCGGCGGCGGGCTGGGCCTGATAGGGCTGCGCGAGCGGGTGCGGCTGGCGGGCGGCACGTTCGAATCAGGACCGAAGGGCGGCGGCTTCCAGGTCGTCGCCCGTTTCCCCCACGAGGATGGAGCGACGTGA
- a CDS encoding response regulator, protein MIRVLLADDEVMIRAGVRAILAADPEIEVVAEAGDGRQAVELALSHRPDVVLLDIRMPRMDGLAAAAELRRAAPGTAVLMLTTFGEDDYIARALGEGAAGFLLKSGDPRELLAGIHAVADGAAYLSPRVAHRVITELAGGRMTRAAAAREQVAALTPRERDVLALVGEGLSNGQIARRLYLVEGTVKAHMSAILTRLGARNRVQAAILAHEAGLLGSVEPPDGEVQ, encoded by the coding sequence GTGATACGGGTGCTGCTGGCCGACGACGAGGTCATGATCCGGGCCGGGGTGCGGGCCATCCTGGCCGCCGACCCGGAGATCGAGGTGGTCGCGGAGGCGGGCGACGGCCGGCAGGCGGTCGAGCTGGCCCTGAGCCACCGTCCCGACGTCGTCCTGCTCGACATCCGGATGCCCCGGATGGACGGGCTGGCGGCGGCCGCCGAGCTGCGCCGGGCCGCGCCCGGCACCGCCGTGCTGATGCTGACCACCTTCGGCGAGGACGACTACATCGCCCGGGCGCTCGGCGAGGGCGCCGCCGGGTTCCTGCTCAAGTCCGGCGACCCGCGTGAGCTGCTGGCCGGGATCCACGCCGTCGCCGACGGCGCCGCCTACCTCTCGCCGCGCGTCGCCCACCGGGTCATCACCGAGCTCGCCGGCGGCCGGATGACCCGGGCGGCGGCCGCCCGCGAGCAGGTGGCCGCCCTCACCCCACGCGAGCGCGACGTGCTGGCCCTGGTGGGGGAGGGGCTGTCCAACGGGCAGATCGCCCGCCGCCTCTACCTGGTGGAGGGGACCGTCAAGGCCCACATGAGCGCGATCCTCACCCGGCTCGGGGCCCGCAACCGGGTCCAGGCCGCGATCCTCGCCCACGAGGCCGGGCTGCTCGGCTCAGTTGAGCCGCCAGATGGCGAAGTTCAGTGA
- a CDS encoding lipocalin-like domain-containing protein — protein MDLVGAWRLVEWRIAHPDGRTSHPFGRDAVGLLCYTPDGHMSATIARAGRPPLPGAGLSQASPQERAVAAASFLCYSGRYEIRDGHVAHDIEMALNPALSGVTRIHELNFAGNRLILAAADNGRWHTLIWRRA, from the coding sequence ATGGATCTGGTCGGAGCATGGCGGCTGGTCGAGTGGCGGATCGCCCACCCGGACGGTCGGACCTCCCACCCCTTCGGCCGCGACGCGGTGGGCCTGCTCTGCTACACCCCCGACGGCCACATGAGCGCCACCATCGCGCGGGCGGGGCGTCCGCCGCTGCCCGGCGCCGGTCTCTCGCAGGCCTCGCCCCAGGAACGGGCCGTGGCGGCCGCGTCGTTCCTGTGTTACTCGGGCCGCTACGAGATCCGCGACGGCCACGTGGCCCACGACATCGAGATGGCGCTCAATCCGGCACTCTCCGGCGTCACCCGGATCCACGAGCTGAACTTCGCCGGCAACCGCCTCATCCTGGCCGCCGCCGACAACGGCAGATGGCACACGCTGATCTGGCGGCGGGCCTGA
- a CDS encoding TspO/MBR family protein, producing MVIARQPKRWAGLPVFAAALVLVAAVGSLSAVDAGGEYLALERPPWAPPQWLFGPAWTVLYIMIAISGWIAWSARGWTPALGVYAAQLALNAAWTPLFFGAGRYGLAFAEIVVLWAAIVATVVLFRPISRAAAWLLVPYLLWVTYAASLNFAIWRLN from the coding sequence ATGGTCATCGCGCGACAACCGAAACGCTGGGCGGGGCTGCCGGTCTTCGCCGCCGCGCTGGTGCTGGTGGCGGCTGTGGGATCACTGTCGGCGGTCGACGCCGGCGGCGAGTATCTGGCGCTGGAGCGGCCGCCCTGGGCACCGCCGCAGTGGCTGTTCGGCCCGGCCTGGACGGTGCTCTACATCATGATCGCGATCTCCGGCTGGATAGCCTGGTCGGCGCGGGGCTGGACCCCCGCGCTCGGGGTCTACGCCGCCCAGCTCGCCCTCAACGCGGCCTGGACCCCGCTGTTCTTCGGCGCGGGCCGGTACGGCCTGGCCTTCGCCGAGATCGTCGTGCTCTGGGCGGCGATCGTGGCCACCGTCGTCCTGTTCCGGCCGATCAGCCGGGCGGCCGCCTGGCTCCTGGTGCCCTACCTGCTCTGGGTCACCTACGCGGCCTCACTGAACTTCGCCATCTGGCGGCTCAACTGA
- a CDS encoding sigma-70 family RNA polymerase sigma factor — protein sequence MSEVFSARTAGPAAEGAQDPDLARARDGDDAAFTRLVQPLRRELHAHCYRMLGSTHDADDALQDALLRAWRGLARFEGRSSLRSWLYTVATRTCLDTIETRGRRALPVDLGPSSDRAVVGDVPLVEVAWLGPYPDAGLGDGPAGPGARYEQREAVELAFVAALQHLPGNQRAALLLFEVLGFSAAEIATMMSTSTMSVNSALARARKVVAEKIPSVTQQQTLRRIDDARVREIVAGYSAALERGDADALVALLTEDVTWSMPPLGHWYHGLRAVTDFAVQIPLTRCGNWRHLPTSANGQPGVGCYLWNDGAGAHLGWSINVLTLRGERIAEITSFVGADHFASFGLPASLP from the coding sequence GTGAGCGAAGTTTTTTCCGCACGGACCGCCGGCCCGGCCGCGGAGGGCGCCCAGGATCCCGACCTGGCCCGGGCGCGCGACGGGGACGACGCCGCCTTCACCCGCCTGGTCCAGCCGCTGCGACGGGAGCTGCACGCCCACTGCTACCGCATGCTCGGCTCCACCCACGACGCCGACGACGCCCTGCAGGACGCCCTGCTGCGGGCCTGGCGGGGGCTCGCGCGCTTCGAGGGGCGCAGCTCGCTGCGCTCGTGGCTCTACACCGTGGCCACCCGCACCTGTCTGGACACCATCGAGACCCGTGGCAGGCGGGCCCTGCCGGTCGACCTCGGCCCCTCCAGCGACCGCGCCGTGGTCGGCGACGTCCCGCTGGTCGAGGTCGCCTGGCTGGGGCCCTACCCCGACGCGGGCCTCGGTGACGGTCCGGCCGGTCCGGGCGCGCGCTACGAGCAGCGCGAGGCCGTCGAACTGGCCTTCGTCGCGGCGCTGCAGCACCTGCCGGGCAACCAGCGGGCGGCGCTGCTGCTGTTCGAGGTCCTCGGCTTCTCCGCCGCCGAGATCGCCACCATGATGAGCACCTCGACCATGTCGGTGAACTCCGCCCTGGCCCGGGCCCGCAAGGTCGTGGCGGAGAAGATCCCCTCCGTCACCCAGCAGCAGACGCTGCGCCGGATCGACGACGCCCGGGTGCGGGAGATCGTCGCCGGCTACTCCGCCGCGCTGGAACGCGGCGACGCCGACGCCCTGGTCGCGCTGCTCACCGAGGACGTCACCTGGTCGATGCCGCCGCTGGGGCACTGGTACCACGGCCTCAGGGCCGTCACCGACTTCGCCGTGCAGATCCCGCTGACCAGATGCGGGAACTGGCGGCACCTGCCGACCAGCGCGAACGGCCAGCCCGGCGTGGGCTGCTACCTCTGGAACGACGGCGCCGGCGCGCACCTCGGCTGGTCGATCAACGTGCTGACCCTGCGCGGCGAGCGGATCGCCGAGATCACCTCGTTCGTCGGCGCCGACCACTTCGCGTCCTTCGGGCTGCCCGCCTCACTGCCCTGA
- a CDS encoding arginase family protein has translation MRQEKTGPPGVTVVEVPQWQGSSSATASRLSEGAALLAAMVPDAERVTVRVGPTLAVTAERTRAALSHARERFTVTVGGDCGVELGPIATAARRHGERLAVVWFDAHGDLNTPASSPSGAFHGMVARTLLGDGPPELVPDRPLPPERLVLAGVRALDPAERDYVRAAGISHLGVADLAGLVEAVAGTGAGAVYVHVDLDVLDPDVFASVGVPEPGGLAPAELVAQVAALAERFEIVGLGVTEYEPGRPQDKDLLAGLVPELVRACLGPDARRSGRRAEA, from the coding sequence ATGCGCCAGGAGAAGACGGGCCCGCCCGGGGTGACGGTCGTGGAAGTGCCGCAGTGGCAGGGGTCGTCCTCGGCCACCGCCTCGCGGCTGAGCGAGGGGGCGGCGCTGCTGGCCGCCATGGTCCCCGACGCCGAACGGGTCACCGTGCGGGTCGGCCCGACACTCGCGGTGACCGCCGAGCGGACCCGCGCGGCGCTCTCCCACGCGCGGGAGCGCTTCACGGTCACGGTCGGCGGGGACTGCGGGGTGGAGCTCGGACCTATCGCGACGGCGGCACGGCGCCACGGCGAGCGGCTGGCGGTCGTGTGGTTCGACGCTCACGGCGATCTCAACACACCCGCCTCGTCCCCCTCGGGGGCCTTCCACGGCATGGTGGCGCGCACGCTGCTCGGTGACGGCCCGCCGGAGCTGGTGCCCGACCGGCCGCTCCCGCCGGAGCGGCTCGTCCTGGCCGGGGTGCGGGCGCTGGATCCCGCCGAGCGCGACTACGTCCGCGCTGCGGGGATCTCCCACCTCGGCGTGGCGGACCTGGCCGGACTCGTCGAGGCGGTGGCGGGGACCGGCGCCGGAGCGGTCTACGTCCACGTCGATCTCGACGTGCTCGACCCGGACGTGTTCGCCTCCGTCGGCGTCCCCGAGCCGGGCGGGCTTGCCCCGGCGGAGCTCGTCGCCCAGGTCGCCGCCCTGGCGGAGCGTTTCGAGATCGTGGGCCTCGGCGTCACCGAGTACGAGCCCGGGCGGCCGCAGGACAAGGACCTGCTCGCCGGGCTGGTCCCCGAGCTGGTGCGGGCCTGCCTCGGTCCGGACGCCCGGCGGAGCGGGCGTCGCGCGGAGGCGTGA
- a CDS encoding acyl-ACP desaturase, producing MREFSQTELLLELEPVVAGELDRHHKVAKEWFPHEYVPWSEGRDYDGVFGGDAWVETDSKLPEEARVSLIVNLLTEDNLPSYHYEIATAFGRDAAWGTWVHRWTAEEGRHGTAIRDYLTVTRAVDPVALERARMNHMGEGFTNSYEGVLHSLAYVSFQELATRISHRNTGKASQDPNCERLLARIAADENLHMLFYRNLLDAAFQLTPSQTMRAVTDVVTTFQMPGTGIEGFTRKAMTIANAGIYDLRLHLDDVLMPVLRQWAVFDMKDLDPEGEKAREELAEFLARLEVSASRFVERREARRARQAAGA from the coding sequence ATGCGAGAGTTCAGCCAGACCGAGCTGCTGCTTGAGCTTGAGCCCGTTGTCGCCGGGGAGCTGGACCGTCACCACAAGGTGGCCAAGGAATGGTTCCCCCACGAATACGTCCCGTGGTCCGAAGGCAGGGACTACGACGGCGTCTTCGGCGGTGACGCGTGGGTCGAGACCGACTCCAAGCTCCCTGAGGAGGCGCGGGTCTCCCTCATCGTCAACCTGCTGACCGAGGACAACCTCCCCAGCTACCACTACGAGATCGCCACGGCCTTCGGCCGCGACGCGGCCTGGGGCACCTGGGTGCACCGCTGGACCGCCGAGGAGGGCCGGCACGGCACCGCCATCCGCGACTACCTGACGGTCACCCGCGCGGTCGACCCGGTCGCCCTGGAGCGGGCCCGCATGAACCACATGGGAGAGGGCTTCACCAACTCCTACGAGGGCGTGCTCCACTCGCTGGCCTACGTCTCCTTCCAGGAGCTGGCCACCCGCATCTCCCACCGCAACACCGGCAAGGCGTCCCAGGACCCCAACTGCGAGCGCCTGCTCGCCAGGATCGCCGCCGACGAGAACCTGCACATGCTCTTCTACCGCAACCTGCTCGACGCGGCCTTCCAGCTGACCCCGAGCCAGACGATGCGCGCCGTCACCGACGTGGTGACCACCTTCCAGATGCCCGGCACCGGGATCGAGGGCTTCACCCGCAAGGCGATGACCATCGCCAACGCCGGAATCTACGACCTGCGCCTGCACCTCGACGACGTCCTCATGCCGGTCCTGCGCCAGTGGGCCGTCTTCGACATGAAGGACCTCGACCCCGAGGGCGAGAAGGCCCGTGAGGAGCTCGCGGAGTTCCTCGCCCGCCTGGAGGTCTCCGCCTCCCGCTTCGTCGAGCGCCGCGAGGCCCGCCGCGCCCGCCAGGCCGCCGGCGCCTGA
- a CDS encoding luciferase domain-containing protein — protein sequence MAVRAHTSDRSTEGVANVAAQLVRWPDLALKRTRRGIGFRTSGREIVRMSGDHTAELLLTTAVIDRWARVLTDCRRVTPGRDAGWVTMTIEGKADADLFLSLVSVAIKVNQASR from the coding sequence ATGGCAGTGCGCGCGCACACGTCCGACCGGTCAACCGAGGGTGTCGCGAATGTGGCGGCCCAGCTCGTCCGCTGGCCCGATCTGGCACTGAAACGCACCCGCAGGGGGATCGGGTTCCGGACCAGCGGCCGGGAGATCGTCAGGATGTCGGGGGATCACACCGCGGAGCTGCTGCTCACCACGGCCGTGATCGACCGGTGGGCCCGGGTGCTCACCGACTGCCGGCGGGTCACCCCCGGCCGGGACGCCGGGTGGGTGACCATGACGATCGAGGGCAAGGCCGACGCCGACCTGTTCCTCTCGCTCGTCAGCGTGGCGATCAAGGTCAACCAAGCGTCGCGGTAG
- a CDS encoding sulfite exporter TauE/SafE family protein, giving the protein MITTWALIATVLAAVAVGVTLGLFGGGGSILMVPMLMYIAQVPGKTAIAMSLLVVAATSAAGLISHARAGRVRWRTGLIFGAAGMAGAYAGGLIGPYLPEAILLGGFAAMMVATAIAMIRGRSRVSAKTGADLPVGRILIDGVVVGVVTGLVGAGGGFLVVPALVLLGGMPMAAAVGTSLLVIAMKSLAGLAGYLQTVTIDWRLAAVVTVAAVVGGLAGGQLAGHINPDRLRRAFGWAVLAMGVFVLAQQVPTLM; this is encoded by the coding sequence ATGATCACCACCTGGGCGCTCATCGCGACGGTGCTCGCCGCCGTCGCGGTCGGCGTCACCCTCGGCCTGTTCGGCGGCGGCGGCTCCATCCTCATGGTGCCCATGCTCATGTACATCGCCCAGGTGCCGGGTAAGACCGCGATCGCGATGTCACTGCTGGTGGTCGCCGCCACCAGCGCCGCCGGCCTCATCTCCCACGCCCGTGCCGGGCGCGTCCGCTGGCGCACCGGCCTGATCTTCGGTGCCGCCGGCATGGCGGGCGCCTACGCAGGCGGACTGATCGGCCCTTATCTGCCGGAGGCCATCCTGCTCGGCGGCTTCGCCGCCATGATGGTGGCCACCGCCATCGCCATGATCAGAGGGCGCTCCCGCGTCTCCGCCAAGACCGGCGCCGACCTGCCGGTCGGCAGGATTCTGATCGACGGCGTCGTCGTCGGCGTCGTCACCGGCCTGGTCGGCGCCGGTGGCGGCTTCCTGGTCGTGCCCGCACTGGTCCTGCTCGGCGGCATGCCGATGGCCGCCGCCGTCGGCACCTCCCTGTTGGTCATCGCGATGAAGTCACTGGCCGGACTCGCCGGTTACCTGCAGACCGTCACCATTGACTGGCGCCTGGCGGCCGTCGTCACCGTCGCCGCCGTCGTCGGCGGTCTGGCCGGCGGGCAACTGGCCGGCCATATCAACCCTGACCGGCTCCGCCGCGCCTTCGGCTGGGCCGTCCTGGCGATGGGGGTATTCGTCCTCGCCCAGCAGGTTCCCACCCTGATGTGA
- a CDS encoding alpha/beta fold hydrolase codes for MNRTTTVTSGSLKVPGATLYYEVRGQGPLVVLVGAPMNATFFAPLADLLAADHTVLTTDPRGLNRSPLDDPDQDSTPEMRADDLSRLLTHLDAGPAAVFGSSGGAVSALALAVAHPGQVHTVIAHEPPLNRLLDDREERDAAVEDIIATYVSGDVAGAWAKFMVNANIVMPESEESGAPVAAPDEPDPQQVADERFWFLHEMRATTRWEPDIAALRAGPTRVVVGVGVESAGQLCDRTSAALAAALGTAPTAFPGGHIAFSDDPDGFAPRLRAVLHGG; via the coding sequence ATGAACCGCACGACGACCGTCACCTCCGGCTCCCTCAAGGTCCCGGGCGCCACGCTGTACTACGAGGTGCGGGGCCAGGGCCCCCTCGTGGTGCTCGTCGGCGCCCCGATGAACGCCACGTTCTTCGCGCCGCTGGCCGACCTGCTCGCCGCCGACCACACCGTGCTCACCACCGACCCGCGGGGCCTCAACCGCAGCCCCCTCGACGACCCCGACCAGGACTCGACCCCGGAGATGCGCGCCGACGACCTCTCCCGGCTCCTGACCCACCTCGACGCCGGCCCGGCCGCGGTCTTCGGCTCCAGCGGCGGCGCCGTCAGCGCGCTGGCGCTCGCCGTCGCCCATCCCGGGCAGGTGCACACCGTGATCGCGCACGAGCCCCCGCTCAACCGCCTGCTCGACGACCGGGAGGAGCGCGACGCCGCGGTCGAGGACATCATCGCCACCTACGTCTCCGGCGACGTCGCGGGCGCCTGGGCCAAGTTCATGGTCAACGCCAACATCGTGATGCCCGAGTCCGAGGAGTCCGGCGCGCCCGTGGCGGCGCCGGACGAGCCCGATCCGCAGCAGGTCGCCGACGAGCGCTTCTGGTTCCTGCACGAGATGCGCGCGACCACCCGCTGGGAGCCCGACATCGCCGCCCTGCGCGCCGGGCCGACCCGCGTCGTGGTCGGCGTCGGCGTCGAGTCGGCCGGCCAGCTCTGCGACCGCACGTCGGCCGCGCTCGCCGCGGCGCTCGGCACGGCGCCGACGGCCTTCCCCGGCGGCCACATCGCCTTCTCCGACGACCCCGACGGATTCGCCCCCCGGCTGCGCGCGGTCCTGCACGGCGGCTGA
- a CDS encoding DUF998 domain-containing protein translates to MAGAVAALGLTAYAHVAAAGPVDPAGDPVGGHTPLDARVWAMTGGTIMLAMACLWVAYSLARVDPTRSAAARVLSVAGALGLLLTAVFPAGAAPGPTPAGGEIHSWSAAVVFTALPCAGWMLGRRFRSPALSALSVLSVALLAVFLATRPGSPVADLIGGSDYHGLVERLLLPAGAALVFLAARSTGTLPGSNKGDISRLPTPALPTLT, encoded by the coding sequence ATGGCGGGGGCGGTCGCCGCCCTGGGCCTGACGGCCTACGCGCACGTGGCCGCCGCCGGCCCGGTGGATCCGGCCGGCGACCCGGTCGGCGGCCACACGCCGCTCGACGCCCGCGTCTGGGCCATGACCGGCGGCACGATCATGCTGGCCATGGCCTGCCTGTGGGTCGCCTACAGCCTGGCACGCGTGGACCCGACGCGCAGCGCCGCGGCCCGCGTCCTGTCCGTCGCCGGCGCCCTGGGGCTGCTGCTCACCGCGGTGTTCCCGGCCGGCGCGGCCCCCGGTCCCACCCCGGCCGGCGGGGAGATCCACAGCTGGTCGGCGGCGGTGGTCTTCACCGCGCTGCCCTGCGCGGGCTGGATGCTGGGCCGCCGGTTCCGGAGTCCGGCGCTGTCGGCCCTCAGCGTGCTCTCGGTGGCGCTCCTGGCCGTGTTCCTGGCCACCCGCCCGGGCTCGCCGGTCGCGGACCTGATCGGCGGCTCCGACTATCACGGCCTGGTCGAACGCCTGCTGCTGCCGGCCGGGGCGGCGCTGGTGTTCCTGGCCGCCCGGAGCACGGGAACCCTACCAGGCAGTAACAAAGGTGACATATCCCGCTTACCGACCCCCGCTTTACCTACGCTAACGTAG
- a CDS encoding DedA family protein, which translates to MTQAILDALHNVMTSPWIYLALFAVAMLDGFFPVVPAETSVITAGVFAASTGAPNLALVIAVAALGAFAGDHVSYAIGRTTGSRLREGRRSGKAFAWASKALAERGGLVLVVARYIPGGRTACTLTMGAVAYPRRSFALFDAVAAVSWAVYSGLIGYVGGAAFENDPVKGLLLGLGIAVTITVVVEAVRHVRRGRGAGEPERALAGLRD; encoded by the coding sequence GTGACACAGGCCATCCTCGACGCCCTGCACAATGTGATGACCTCGCCCTGGATCTATCTGGCGCTGTTCGCGGTGGCGATGCTCGACGGGTTCTTCCCCGTGGTGCCCGCCGAGACGTCCGTCATCACGGCCGGGGTGTTCGCCGCCTCCACCGGCGCGCCGAACCTCGCGCTGGTGATCGCGGTGGCGGCGCTGGGCGCGTTCGCCGGCGACCACGTCTCCTACGCCATCGGGCGCACCACCGGCAGCCGGCTGCGCGAGGGCAGACGCAGCGGCAAGGCGTTCGCCTGGGCGTCGAAGGCGCTGGCCGAACGGGGCGGGCTCGTGCTGGTGGTGGCCCGATACATCCCCGGCGGCCGGACCGCCTGCACCCTCACCATGGGCGCGGTCGCCTACCCCCGGCGCTCGTTCGCCCTCTTCGACGCCGTCGCCGCCGTCTCCTGGGCGGTCTACTCGGGACTGATCGGCTACGTGGGAGGCGCGGCCTTCGAGAACGACCCGGTCAAGGGTCTGCTGCTCGGCCTGGGCATCGCCGTGACGATCACCGTGGTGGTCGAGGCGGTCCGGCACGTGCGGCGCGGCCGGGGCGCCGGGGAGCCGGAGCGTGCCCTCGCCGGCCTGCGCGACTGA
- the leuE gene encoding leucine efflux protein LeuE — MFFGITDIWTYVTGAFFIILLPGPNSLYVLTTAAQRGVRQGYRGAMGVFLGDTILMALAAAGAASLLRSTPILFNVVKYIGAAYLAWMGLQMLRGAWRSWRAGGTAESVAAAEPSADNPFRKALVISLMNPKAILFFIAFFINFVDPGYGTPALSFLILGAICQLFSVLYLSMLIFGGTYLAHQFRARRKLSAGLTSGVGALFIGFGARLATATLG, encoded by the coding sequence ATGTTCTTCGGCATAACCGATATATGGACCTATGTCACCGGCGCCTTCTTCATCATCCTGCTGCCGGGCCCCAACTCCCTCTACGTTCTCACCACCGCCGCGCAGCGCGGGGTACGGCAGGGCTACCGGGGTGCGATGGGGGTCTTCCTCGGCGACACCATCCTGATGGCGCTCGCCGCCGCCGGGGCCGCCTCGCTCCTGCGGTCGACGCCGATCCTGTTCAACGTCGTCAAATACATCGGAGCCGCCTACCTGGCGTGGATGGGGCTGCAGATGCTGCGGGGGGCCTGGCGCTCCTGGCGGGCGGGCGGGACCGCCGAGTCCGTCGCGGCGGCGGAGCCGAGCGCGGACAACCCCTTCCGCAAGGCCCTGGTGATCAGCCTGATGAACCCGAAGGCGATCCTGTTCTTCATCGCGTTCTTCATCAACTTCGTGGACCCCGGCTACGGCACGCCCGCGCTGTCGTTCCTGATCCTGGGCGCGATCTGCCAGCTGTTCAGCGTGCTGTACCTGTCGATGCTGATCTTCGGCGGGACCTACCTGGCCCACCAGTTCCGGGCCCGCCGCAAGCTGTCGGCCGGGCTGACCTCGGGGGTGGGCGCGCTGTTCATCGGCTTCGGCGCGCGGCTCGCTACCGCGACGCTTGGTTGA